A window of Pseudomonas putida genomic DNA:
CACCGCGATGCTCAGGCCGAGGTTTTTCAGGCTGGCGAGAATCTGCATGGCTTCGTTCACTTCGCGCATCAGGATGCTTTCGGTCAGCTCCAGTTCCAGGCACGCCGGTGGCAGGCCGGTTTCTTCCAGAATGGTGGCGATACGCGTGCCCAGCTGGCCGTCGGAGAACTGCCGCGCCGAGATGTTCACCGATACCTTGGGCACGCGCACCTTGGCCTTGTGCCAGGCCTTGAGCTGGCGGCTGGCCTCGCGCAGCACCCAGTCGCCCACGTCCACCACCAGGCCCAGTTCTTCGATCACCGGGATGAAGTCGCCCGGCGGCACCAGGCCGCGGGTCGGGTGACGCCAGCGCAGCAGCGCTTCGGCGCCGGTCAGGCGCTTGCCGTCGCCGCTGAACTGCGGCTGGTAGTAGAGGATGAACTCGTTCTGTTCCATGGCATGGCGCAGGTCGCTTTCCAGCTCCAGGCGTTCCAGGGCACTGGCGTTCATCTCCGCCTGGTAGAACTGGAAGTTGTTCTTGCCACGCTCCTTGGCGTGGTACATGGCGGTGTCGGCGTTTTTCATCAGTTGGCTCAGCTCGCTGCCATCCTGCGGGCTGAGGGCGATGCCGATACTGGCGGTGACGAAGAACTCGCGGTTTTCCAGCACGAACGGCCGCACCAGGCTGCCGAGGATGTTCTCGGCCACGTGAATGGCGCGGTTGAGCGCGATCTCGCGGGTAGCGCGCGGTTGCAGCAGCAGGGTGAACTCATCGCCGCCCATGCGCGCCACGGTGTCGTCGTTGTCCACACAGGCCAGCAGGCGCTGGGCCATGTCCTTGAGCATGCGGTCCCCGGCGGCGTGGCCGAGTGAGTCGTTGATCGGCTTGAAGCGGTCCAGGTCGAGGAACATCAGCACCACCCAGGCCTTTTGCCGCTCGGCCTGTTGCAGGGCGTTGTACAGGCGGTCCTGGAACAACGTGCGGTTGGGCAGGTGGGTGAGGGCGTCGTAGTAGGCCAGGCGGTGGATGCGCTGTTCGCTGGCCTTGCGCTCGCTGATATCGGTGAAGAAGCACACATAGCTGGCCAGGTCGCCTTCGTCGTCCAGCACCGCGGTGATGCCGACCCAGGCCGGGTAGTGGTCGCCGTCGCGGCGCTTGAGCCACACCTCGCCCTCCCAGCTGCCGCGCTGGTGCAGCTGCTTGACCACGTAGCGCAGGTGGCCCTCCTGCTGTTCGTCGACGGTGAGCAGGCCCGGCAACTGGTCGAGTACCTCGCTGACGGCGTAACCACTGACGCGGCTGAACGCTTCGTTGGCCTGGACGATATAACCTGCCGGGTCGGTAATGAGGATCGCCGAGGTGGAGTGCTCGAATACCGTCGCGGCCATGCGCAGGTCCTTTTCGGCACGGCGTTGCTGGCTGATGTCGCGGCCCACACCGAGTACGCCTTCGAAGCGCTGCTCATCGTCCCATACCAGTACCAGGCGCAGTTCGATGGGGATCTTGCGGCCATCGGCGCGCAGGCAGTCGAACAGGAACAACTGGGTCGGCAGCTGGCTGCGCAGCTGGGCCAGCTGCGCGGGGTCACTCATGGCCTTGCTGACGCGCTCCATCAGGCTGTAGATGCCGGTGAGCTGGGCCGGGTTGGCGATGATCGACTGCCAGCCGTTGGTGAAGATCCAGTCGGCCTGGTAACCCAGCACGCTCTGCACCGAAGGGCTGACGTAATTGAGCTTGAGCAGGTTGTCGGTGGAGAAGATCACGTCACTGATGCTTTCGGCGAGCATGCGGTAGCGCTGTTCGCTGTCGCGCAGCGACTGGCTGGCCTCGATCTGCACCGTCACGTCCTTGCCCACGCCGATGATGCGCGTCACCAGGCCATCGGCGTCACGGGTCAGCACTTGTTCGCGAATGTCGTAGCAGCGCCAGCTGCCATCACGGTGGCGGAAGCGCAACTGGCAGTGCAGCGGTTGGTCATGGCCGTTGTCACGCTGTTGCTGGCGCAGTGCCTGGTAGTGCGCCGCGTCCTCGGGGTGCAGCAGCAGTTCCCAGAAACGGTCGCCCATCTGCGCCAGCTCGGTACGGTCGTAGCCCAGGGTCTGGCCAAGGTGGCGGTTGCTGAAGATCATCCGCTGGTTGAGCACGTCCTGCACGTACAACTGGTCGGGCACGGTGCGCACCACGTCCGACCAGAAGCTTTCGCGCTCCAGCAACGACAGTTCCACCTGCTTGCGGCTGGTGATGTCGCTGATGCTGAGGATCACCGCCTGGTAGTCACGGCGTTGCTGCGGCAGGCGGGCCATCAGCCACAGGTGCAGCTCGCCACCCAGCGGGGCCGGCAGGCGCACTTCCAGCTCCAGCAGCGGGCGTTGCTCGATCAGCGCGTCGATCAGCTGCATGCCGACGCTGTCGCGGCCATCGCCGGTGCCATCGATCAGGCGCTGCCAGGCACCTTCGTGGCAGTCGATGTTCAACAACTGGCGGGCTACCTGGTTGATCTCGGTGATCTTCAGCTCCAGCAGCAGCGAGCGGCGCAGGTTCGGGTCCAGGGCCAGGCTGTGTTTGAGCCCGGCACGGTTGCGCAGGTGGTAGCGGTCGAGTTTGCCGGGCAGGCTGGACAGGTCGAGCACGCACAAGGCCACGCCGGTGCCTTCGAAGATTTCCTGGTAGCGCCGACGGTCTTCCTGCAGCGCCCGTTGGCGGCGGCGCATGTTGATCAGGGCCAGCACCGGCAGCAGGGCGCAGAACAGCACCAGCAGGCATTTGCCGAGCAGCGCCGGCAGCAGCTTCTGCTGGGCCCGCTTGGCGTCGAACAGACCACGCAGCTGCCAGGTACTGTTGTCGATGAAGGCCAGCATTACGCTTTGCAGCGGTTCGTTGCTGGTATCGGCCGGCGCATGGCGTTGCAGTACTTCGCCGTTGCGGCTGTTTTCCAGCAGCCACAGCGGGTGGGGGGTACCATCCAGGTGAAGGGTGAGGGTGCGGTAGTAGTCCGGCGACAGGCGCAGCAGCCAGTAGCCTCGGTCCTGACCGGCGGCCTGGCGTAGCAACAGATAGAGGGTGCGGTTGTCGGGCGAATTGCTGAAGAAGTACGGACGACCCTGGTTCAGCCTGAGCAGCTCGTCAAGCATCTGGCGGTCGGGGCTTGCGCTCAGGCTGTCGGCCTGTAGCTGCCCGGTAGCGTCCAGCCAGGCCATGCTCTGCAGGGCCGGCAGCTGCTCGCGCAGGCTGCCCAGCAGGCCGGGCAGGGCCTTGGGCGCCGGTGCCTTGACATAGGGTTGCATCAGATTCATGGCCTGCTGGGCCTTGAGTGCCATGTTCAGGCTCAGGTGGTCGGCCTGTTCGGCGGTGGCGTTCAGGCTCTGTTTGCGCAGGTCGGCCTGGGTATGGTTGAACTGGGCGAACAACTGCCACAGCAGCAGGGCCAGCAGGATCAGGGCCAGCAGCGCCAGCGCACCCTTGATCGACCCGCGCAGCGAAGCGACGGGCGCCTGTGGCGCGGAACGCAATGACGACGGATGTGTAAGATTGGTCAAGCGTTGATCCTGCGATTGGGCTGGCGATGGCAGGGATGGATCATGCACGGTGTGTGCCGGTGTCTGGTCGCCAGACCGCGGTGGTGCACTATAAGGCCGGATACCTGAAACGGGCTAGCATGCCTCGGATTATGGCAAAGTGCCAGTCCGCAGGACCGGTGGTGCCTGCCGGGTGGTTCGGCAAGCCCCTGCGACCTGTGCGAGAATAGCGCCCGCTTCAAATGACAACGCATCGGAGATGTTCGGTTTTGGTTACTCACTTTTCCACCAATGGCCTCGATTCCGCCTGCGGGCGCAGCAGTCAGACCCTTGTCAGCACTGCCGTGACCGAGGACGTATCCTGCAAGTCTTGCCAGCGTTCGCTGAGCAAACCCGAGGCGGCCGCTGTCGCCAAGAGCAAGAGCCCATCGCTGGCCGAACTGCGCAAGACCGCCAAGGCGGCAGTTGAGCCGGCAGTCGCCGTGGCCGAGGTCAAGCCGGCGGCCAAGGTTGTCAGCCGTGCGCCTGCGGCCGCCAGGCCGGCCAAAGCTGCCGAGCAGCAGCCGGTTCGTAGCGGTGGCTTCAGCGTGAAGTCCGCCTGGGCCGCGCGCCTGGCCGAGCAGGGCGAGCGCTGCCGCTTGCCGCGGGGCAAGGCCAGGCAGCGTCACGTCTGAGTCATCTCTGGCTGCTGTGTCGGCCTCTTCGCGGGCGCTCGCCCGCTCCCACAGGGATCCCTGATTGCTCAGGGCCTGTGGGTCAACCTGTGGGAGCGGGCGTGCCCGCGAAGAGGCCGGTACAGGCAATAGATTCTCCCCGGTCCTACCCCCACCATCCGCCCCTCCTATGCAACGCCGCGCGTTGGCGTAGAATGGTCGACTTTGTTCAATGACACCCCCGTAAATACATCCCCCTGGCCAGTGCGCCGGGGCGATCGTCGATGTCTTTACCTATCTGATTAGAGGGCTTGGTTTTGGCTCAATACGTCTACACCATGCATCGGCTGAGCAAGGTCGTGCCGCCGAAGC
This region includes:
- a CDS encoding EAL domain-containing protein, coding for MTNLTHPSSLRSAPQAPVASLRGSIKGALALLALILLALLLWQLFAQFNHTQADLRKQSLNATAEQADHLSLNMALKAQQAMNLMQPYVKAPAPKALPGLLGSLREQLPALQSMAWLDATGQLQADSLSASPDRQMLDELLRLNQGRPYFFSNSPDNRTLYLLLRQAAGQDRGYWLLRLSPDYYRTLTLHLDGTPHPLWLLENSRNGEVLQRHAPADTSNEPLQSVMLAFIDNSTWQLRGLFDAKRAQQKLLPALLGKCLLVLFCALLPVLALINMRRRQRALQEDRRRYQEIFEGTGVALCVLDLSSLPGKLDRYHLRNRAGLKHSLALDPNLRRSLLLELKITEINQVARQLLNIDCHEGAWQRLIDGTGDGRDSVGMQLIDALIEQRPLLELEVRLPAPLGGELHLWLMARLPQQRRDYQAVILSISDITSRKQVELSLLERESFWSDVVRTVPDQLYVQDVLNQRMIFSNRHLGQTLGYDRTELAQMGDRFWELLLHPEDAAHYQALRQQQRDNGHDQPLHCQLRFRHRDGSWRCYDIREQVLTRDADGLVTRIIGVGKDVTVQIEASQSLRDSEQRYRMLAESISDVIFSTDNLLKLNYVSPSVQSVLGYQADWIFTNGWQSIIANPAQLTGIYSLMERVSKAMSDPAQLAQLRSQLPTQLFLFDCLRADGRKIPIELRLVLVWDDEQRFEGVLGVGRDISQQRRAEKDLRMAATVFEHSTSAILITDPAGYIVQANEAFSRVSGYAVSEVLDQLPGLLTVDEQQEGHLRYVVKQLHQRGSWEGEVWLKRRDGDHYPAWVGITAVLDDEGDLASYVCFFTDISERKASEQRIHRLAYYDALTHLPNRTLFQDRLYNALQQAERQKAWVVLMFLDLDRFKPINDSLGHAAGDRMLKDMAQRLLACVDNDDTVARMGGDEFTLLLQPRATREIALNRAIHVAENILGSLVRPFVLENREFFVTASIGIALSPQDGSELSQLMKNADTAMYHAKERGKNNFQFYQAEMNASALERLELESDLRHAMEQNEFILYYQPQFSGDGKRLTGAEALLRWRHPTRGLVPPGDFIPVIEELGLVVDVGDWVLREASRQLKAWHKAKVRVPKVSVNISARQFSDGQLGTRIATILEETGLPPACLELELTESILMREVNEAMQILASLKNLGLSIAVDDFGTGYSSLNYLKQFPIDVLKIDRTFVDGLPEGEQDAQIARAIIAMAHSLNLAVIAEGVETHEQLEFLREHGCDEVQGYLFGRPMPAHQFEAQFANETLFMFN